The Pseudomonas berkeleyensis genome includes a region encoding these proteins:
- a CDS encoding tripartite tricarboxylate transporter substrate binding protein has translation MFKSLLTGAAFGLSALTMALPAHAEYPERSIQAVIPWGAGGATDNVMRSLTPYVEKELGGKFILNNRPGGTAVIGSSYVMQQRPNGYAILLGAENPQLYKVLKLADFDYSDFYPVNIIGQNVVVIAANADAPFNTMGELLAAAKANPDTLRMGSTGAGGLPSTVSAMINAVDELKVREVTFGGDGPGITALMGKHIDFMPLSLAAARELVRSGKLKALAVFATEETPELPGVQPITKDLPAIAEYLPWGPFWGAFVHKDTPDDVKQKLVDAYAKAVGNEEFQGFLKNFGAQSLNLSGAEAEAFLKRWQSVTAWSMYKAKAIEISPDSVGIAQP, from the coding sequence ATGTTCAAATCCCTTCTGACCGGCGCCGCCTTCGGCCTTAGTGCGCTGACCATGGCCCTGCCAGCCCATGCCGAATATCCCGAGCGCAGTATCCAAGCGGTCATCCCCTGGGGTGCCGGTGGTGCCACCGACAACGTGATGCGCAGCCTGACTCCGTACGTGGAGAAAGAGCTGGGCGGCAAGTTCATCCTCAACAACCGTCCGGGCGGCACCGCCGTGATCGGTAGCTCCTACGTCATGCAGCAGCGTCCGAACGGCTACGCCATCCTGCTCGGCGCCGAGAACCCGCAGCTGTACAAAGTGCTGAAACTGGCCGACTTCGACTACTCCGACTTCTACCCGGTCAACATCATCGGCCAGAACGTGGTGGTGATCGCCGCCAACGCCGACGCGCCGTTCAACACCATGGGCGAGCTGCTGGCCGCGGCCAAGGCCAACCCGGACACCCTGCGCATGGGTTCCACCGGCGCCGGCGGCCTGCCGAGCACCGTCAGCGCGATGATCAACGCGGTGGACGAGCTGAAAGTACGTGAAGTGACCTTCGGCGGCGACGGCCCCGGTATCACCGCACTGATGGGCAAGCACATCGACTTCATGCCACTGAGCCTGGCAGCCGCCCGCGAGCTGGTACGCAGCGGCAAGCTGAAAGCCCTGGCCGTGTTCGCCACCGAGGAAACCCCGGAGCTGCCGGGCGTACAGCCGATCACCAAGGATCTGCCAGCCATCGCCGAGTACCTGCCATGGGGCCCGTTCTGGGGCGCCTTCGTGCACAAGGACACGCCGGATGACGTCAAACAGAAGCTGGTCGACGCCTATGCCAAGGCCGTGGGTAACGAAGAGTTCCAGGGCTTCTTGAAGAACTTCGGTGCGCAGAGCCTGAACCTCAGCGGTGCAGAAGCCGAAGCCTTCCTCAAGCGCTGGCAGTCGGTTACCGCCTGGTCGATGTACAAGGCCAAGGCCATCGAAATCTCCCCGGACTCGGTCGGCATCGCCCAGCCCTGA
- a CDS encoding DMT family transporter, which produces MSSTPLSGVNHPLKGIGLMVLATFLFASHDAISKYLSGFYPIVLIVWARYVVHTLLMASIFLPQSGLRVLRTKRPGLQVLRALCLLSVSLLFTTGLMFMPLAEATSVIFLAPLLVTALSVPLLGEKVSVGQWIAVIVGFIGVMIIVHPGGDLFTPAVLLPLSAAFCFSLYQILTRRLSTVDSATTSNFFAGLVNTLVMSLLVPFFWQVPSLTHGLMMLALGGCGMAAHLLLTHSFRYAAPAMLAPFGYVQIVFAGLLGLLVFGHMPDAVALVGIAIICLSGLAAVWTQRKG; this is translated from the coding sequence ATGAGTTCCACACCGCTATCCGGCGTCAATCATCCGCTTAAGGGCATTGGTTTGATGGTGCTGGCGACCTTCCTGTTCGCCAGCCACGACGCGATTTCCAAGTACCTGTCCGGTTTCTACCCGATCGTCCTGATCGTCTGGGCACGCTATGTCGTGCACACCCTGCTCATGGCGAGCATCTTCCTGCCGCAATCCGGCCTGCGTGTGCTGCGTACCAAACGGCCTGGTCTGCAGGTGCTGAGGGCGCTGTGTCTGCTTTCCGTCAGCCTGCTGTTCACCACGGGCTTGATGTTCATGCCGTTGGCCGAAGCGACGTCGGTGATCTTCCTGGCGCCCTTGCTGGTGACTGCCCTGTCGGTGCCGTTGCTGGGCGAGAAGGTCAGTGTGGGGCAGTGGATCGCGGTGATCGTCGGCTTCATCGGGGTGATGATCATCGTTCACCCCGGTGGTGATCTGTTCACTCCAGCGGTGTTGTTGCCGCTGAGTGCGGCGTTCTGCTTCAGCCTCTACCAGATACTGACCCGGCGCCTGAGCACTGTGGACAGCGCCACCACCAGCAACTTCTTCGCAGGGCTGGTCAACACCCTGGTGATGAGCCTGCTGGTGCCGTTCTTCTGGCAGGTGCCGAGCCTGACGCATGGCCTGATGATGCTGGCTCTGGGCGGTTGCGGGATGGCTGCGCATCTGTTGCTGACCCATTCCTTCCGCTATGCGGCGCCGGCGATGCTGGCTCCGTTCGGCTATGTGCAGATCGTGTTCGCCGGTCTGCTTGGCCTACTGGTGTTCGGGCACATGCCGGATGCCGTTGCGCTGGTCGGTATCGCGATCATCTGCCTCAGCGGTTTGGCGGCAGTCTGGACGCAGCGCAAGGGCTGA
- a CDS encoding OprD family porin, whose translation MKTTVTRLLPSALALSVIAALPVGGVHAAGFVEDAKVTLGLRNYYFNRNYLNSTDPRIQGELQGQAEGWTQSFILDARSGFTEGTVGFGLDVLGLYSIKLDGNRGAANTQLLPIHDDGQAADNFGRTAVAAKAKLSKTELKVGEWFAVLPILRADDGRSLPQTFQGAQLTSNEIDGLTLYGGQFWKNSQRHDASREDMSYNNIAGDDFNFAGGEYRFNGNNTMVGVWHARLEDIYKQSYVQLTHSQPVGDWVLGANLGYVTGKDEGAAKAGKLDNKVYQGALTAKIGNNTFMVAYQKMGGDTKFMRVDGTSGGTLVNDGFTNSYDAPNERSWQIRHDYNFAGLGIPGLTMMNRYVSANSIHATDGRKDGEEWGRESELAYTIQEGSLKNLSIRWRNSDVRRDVGQDLHENRLIINYPLSIL comes from the coding sequence ATGAAAACCACCGTCACTCGCCTGCTGCCCAGCGCACTGGCCCTGTCCGTCATCGCCGCTCTGCCTGTCGGCGGCGTCCACGCCGCCGGCTTCGTCGAAGATGCCAAGGTCACCCTCGGCCTGCGCAACTACTATTTCAACCGCAACTACCTCAACAGCACCGACCCGCGGATTCAGGGCGAGCTCCAGGGCCAGGCCGAAGGCTGGACGCAGAGCTTCATTCTCGATGCCCGCTCCGGCTTCACCGAAGGCACCGTCGGCTTCGGCCTCGACGTGCTGGGCCTGTACAGCATCAAGCTGGACGGCAACCGTGGCGCCGCCAACACCCAACTGCTGCCGATCCACGACGATGGCCAGGCCGCCGATAACTTCGGCCGCACTGCCGTAGCCGCCAAAGCCAAGCTGTCCAAGACCGAGCTGAAGGTCGGTGAGTGGTTCGCTGTGCTGCCGATCCTGCGTGCCGACGACGGCCGCTCGCTGCCACAGACCTTCCAGGGCGCCCAGTTGACCTCCAACGAGATCGACGGCCTGACCCTGTATGGCGGCCAGTTCTGGAAGAACAGCCAGCGTCACGACGCCAGCCGTGAGGACATGTCCTACAACAATATCGCCGGTGACGACTTCAATTTCGCCGGTGGTGAATACCGTTTCAACGGCAACAACACCATGGTCGGCGTCTGGCACGCGCGTCTGGAAGACATCTACAAACAAAGCTACGTGCAGTTGACCCACAGCCAACCGGTCGGTGACTGGGTGCTGGGTGCCAACCTCGGCTACGTCACCGGCAAGGACGAAGGCGCGGCCAAGGCCGGCAAGCTGGACAACAAGGTCTACCAGGGCGCACTCACCGCCAAGATCGGTAACAACACCTTCATGGTGGCCTACCAGAAGATGGGCGGCGACACCAAGTTCATGCGTGTCGATGGCACCAGCGGCGGCACCCTGGTCAACGACGGCTTCACCAACAGCTACGACGCACCGAACGAGCGCTCCTGGCAGATCCGTCATGACTACAACTTCGCCGGTCTCGGCATCCCGGGCCTGACCATGATGAACCGCTACGTCAGCGCCAACAGCATCCACGCTACCGACGGCCGCAAGGACGGTGAAGAGTGGGGCCGCGAGTCCGAGCTGGCCTACACCATCCAGGAAGGCTCGCTGAAGAACCTGAGCATCCGCTGGCGCAATTCCGACGTGCGCCGCGACGTGGGCCAGGATCTGCACGAGAACCGTCTGATCATCAACTACCCGCTGTCGATCCTGTAA
- a CDS encoding sugar phosphate isomerase/epimerase family protein translates to MSERILSLAALTVLEVSPPEMVEVAARAGYSHVGLRLVPATAEEHHFPLMADAGLRAQTLKRLSDTGIKVADIEILRLKPETRVSDFEAIFEVGAEFGATDVLIAGNDPDEARLTENFAAVCDLAAPFGLFPHLEFMPWTHARDLTQAKRIVEAANRPNGCILVDAFHFDRSGSSLAELAQVPAERMRYAQLCDVNGPRPDDMDEILRQARNERRFPGDGDSDLLGLLRTLPPTIALSLEIPTRQLLEQGVSALERAQMAMDKTLRLLGQV, encoded by the coding sequence ATGAGCGAACGTATTCTGTCCCTGGCTGCCCTGACCGTACTCGAAGTGTCGCCGCCGGAAATGGTCGAGGTGGCCGCCCGCGCCGGTTACAGCCACGTGGGGCTGCGCCTGGTGCCGGCTACGGCCGAGGAGCATCACTTCCCGCTGATGGCCGATGCCGGCCTGCGCGCGCAGACCCTCAAGCGCCTGAGCGATACCGGGATCAAGGTGGCGGATATCGAGATCCTGCGTTTGAAGCCAGAAACCCGGGTCAGCGATTTCGAGGCCATTTTCGAGGTGGGTGCCGAGTTCGGCGCTACCGATGTATTGATCGCCGGTAATGACCCGGATGAAGCGCGTCTGACCGAGAACTTCGCCGCAGTTTGCGATCTGGCCGCGCCATTCGGCCTGTTCCCGCATCTGGAGTTCATGCCCTGGACCCATGCGCGTGATCTGACCCAGGCCAAGCGCATCGTCGAGGCGGCCAACCGCCCCAATGGTTGCATTCTGGTCGATGCCTTCCACTTCGACCGCTCCGGCTCGAGCCTGGCGGAGCTGGCACAGGTGCCGGCAGAACGTATGCGCTATGCGCAGTTATGTGACGTCAATGGCCCGCGCCCGGACGATATGGACGAGATCCTGCGCCAGGCGCGCAATGAGCGGCGTTTCCCTGGCGATGGCGACAGCGACCTGCTCGGCTTGCTGCGCACCTTGCCGCCGACCATTGCCCTGAGCCTGGAGATTCCGACCCGGCAGTTGCTCGAACAGGGTGTCAGTGCGCTGGAGCGGGCGCAGATGGCCATGGACAAGACACTGCGGTTACTGGGACAGGTATGA
- a CDS encoding MFS transporter produces the protein MANSSSSQAKKATASGWVGSALEYYDFFIYAQAAALIFPQIFFPNTDPKMAIVASLATYGVGYLARPIGAFVLGHWGDTRGRKNVLLLCMFLMGISTMAVGLLPTYHDIGLLAPALLVVLRLIQGFAVAGEISGASSMILEHAPFGRRGFYASFTLQGVQAGQVLAAAVFLPLAYFMPSEAFNDWGWRIPFLLSALVLLAGFIIRREVHETPAFVNEESKQKIAKSPIAEAFIHSWKNMFLVMVMALMNTIPVVATIFGAAYAVQPAYGIGFDKSVYLWIPVVGNIVAVLVIPFVGNLSDKIGRRPTLITGALGSGLLAFGYLYAISIANVPLAFVMSLLMWGVVYQGYNAVFPSFYPELFQTRYRVSAMAIAQNIGTMLTAMLPALFALMAPPGSDNIPMVIGSMAFGITCLCAIAAYIAPETYRVPMSDLGKPDAKLMDKAEYDATRLKGMSEAAH, from the coding sequence ATGGCCAACTCATCGTCATCACAAGCCAAGAAAGCGACCGCCAGTGGCTGGGTCGGTTCCGCTCTCGAGTACTACGACTTCTTCATCTACGCCCAGGCGGCGGCGCTGATCTTCCCGCAGATCTTCTTCCCCAACACCGATCCGAAAATGGCCATCGTCGCCTCATTGGCCACCTACGGCGTCGGCTACCTGGCCCGCCCGATAGGCGCTTTCGTGCTAGGTCACTGGGGTGATACCCGCGGCCGCAAGAACGTGCTGCTGCTGTGCATGTTCCTGATGGGTATTTCGACCATGGCCGTTGGCCTGCTGCCGACCTATCACGACATCGGCCTGCTGGCACCGGCACTGCTGGTGGTACTGCGCCTGATTCAGGGCTTCGCGGTTGCTGGGGAAATCTCCGGTGCCAGTTCGATGATTCTCGAACACGCCCCCTTCGGACGACGAGGTTTCTATGCCAGCTTTACCCTGCAGGGCGTTCAGGCTGGTCAGGTTCTCGCGGCTGCCGTGTTCCTGCCGCTGGCCTACTTCATGCCGAGCGAGGCCTTCAACGACTGGGGCTGGCGTATTCCATTCCTACTCAGTGCCCTCGTATTGCTGGCTGGCTTCATCATTCGTCGCGAAGTCCACGAGACCCCTGCCTTCGTCAACGAAGAGAGCAAACAGAAGATCGCCAAGTCGCCAATCGCCGAAGCCTTCATCCACAGCTGGAAGAACATGTTCCTGGTCATGGTGATGGCGCTGATGAACACCATCCCGGTCGTCGCCACCATCTTCGGCGCCGCCTACGCCGTACAACCGGCTTACGGCATCGGTTTCGACAAGAGCGTGTACCTGTGGATTCCAGTGGTCGGCAACATTGTCGCCGTGCTGGTGATCCCCTTCGTCGGCAACCTGTCGGACAAGATCGGTCGGCGCCCGACCCTGATCACCGGCGCTCTGGGTTCCGGGCTGCTGGCCTTCGGCTACCTGTATGCGATCAGCATCGCCAACGTGCCATTGGCCTTCGTCATGTCGCTGCTGATGTGGGGCGTGGTCTACCAGGGTTATAACGCCGTGTTCCCAAGCTTCTACCCGGAGCTGTTCCAGACCCGCTACCGCGTATCAGCGATGGCCATCGCGCAGAACATCGGCACCATGCTCACCGCCATGCTGCCAGCGCTGTTCGCCCTGATGGCACCACCCGGCTCGGACAACATCCCAATGGTGATCGGCAGCATGGCTTTCGGCATCACCTGCCTGTGCGCCATCGCTGCCTATATCGCCCCGGAAACCTATCGGGTGCCGATGTCCGATCTCGGCAAACCGGACGCCAAGCTGATGGACAAGGCCGAGTACGATGCAACGCGCCTGAAAGGAATGAGCGAAGCAGCTCACTGA
- a CDS encoding IclR family transcriptional regulator translates to MAGSQIERALSLIESLTREPGGMPMQSLADELAIPKSATHRMLAELIRLGYVRQDPQTSRYRLSTKLVALGFRYLASSGADVVQPILDRLAERSGELVRLGVIEDERQTWIAKSQGARSGLRYDPDMGREAPLFYTASGHAWLASMSDAEALALVARQGIADPAEFGPNAPRDEQELLQRLAQARQQGYAWVMESSSLGTAALAAVVRDPRDARVIGVLSIAGPSARLPLARIHELSAELLAAAAELSAASPASELFA, encoded by the coding sequence ATGGCCGGCAGTCAGATCGAACGCGCGCTCAGCCTTATCGAAAGCCTTACCCGCGAGCCCGGCGGCATGCCGATGCAGAGCCTGGCCGACGAGCTGGCGATCCCCAAGAGCGCCACGCACCGTATGCTCGCCGAGCTGATTCGCCTGGGCTACGTGCGACAGGATCCGCAGACCAGCCGCTATCGCCTGTCCACCAAACTGGTGGCGCTGGGCTTTCGCTACCTGGCAAGCAGCGGTGCCGATGTGGTGCAGCCGATTCTCGACCGGTTGGCTGAACGCAGTGGCGAGTTGGTGCGCCTTGGCGTGATCGAGGACGAGCGACAGACCTGGATCGCCAAGAGCCAGGGTGCCCGTTCCGGTCTGCGTTACGACCCGGACATGGGGCGCGAGGCGCCGCTGTTCTATACCGCCTCCGGGCATGCCTGGCTGGCCAGCATGAGCGACGCCGAGGCGCTGGCGCTGGTGGCGCGCCAGGGCATTGCCGACCCTGCCGAGTTTGGCCCCAATGCGCCGCGTGATGAGCAGGAGCTGTTGCAGCGCCTGGCCCAGGCTCGCCAGCAGGGCTATGCCTGGGTCATGGAAAGCTCGTCGCTGGGCACGGCGGCGCTGGCTGCCGTGGTGCGTGATCCGCGCGATGCTCGGGTGATTGGCGTACTCAGTATCGCCGGGCCGAGCGCGCGCCTGCCGCTTGCGCGCATTCACGAGCTGTCGGCAGAGCTGCTGGCCGCCGCTGCAGAACTCTCTGCGGCGAGCCCTGCCTCCGAGTTGTTCGCCTGA
- a CDS encoding Gfo/Idh/MocA family protein yields MTSPLRIALIGAGVMGRQHHQHLQALDEAQLCAIADPGPQAADFAAECGVPYFADHQQMLERARPEAVIVANPNALHVSTALDCIAAGVPVLLEKPVGVHLDEVRELVAASARRGVPVLVGHHRRHNPLIARARELLEQGALGRLTTVTALWQLQKPDSYYDIPWRREAGAGMLLTNLIHDLDLLRHLCGEVRQVQAITSNGVRGFANEDSAAVLLQFEGGALGSLTGSDAVAAPWSWELDSGENPVYPRQADQPCYLLAGTRGALSIPQLKRWHYAEEGAGWHQPLLQVQEQFDADEALRRQLQHFVQVARGQAQPLVSAADAGRTLALVEAIRLAAESGRACTPENI; encoded by the coding sequence GTGACTTCCCCCTTGCGTATTGCCCTGATCGGCGCCGGTGTCATGGGCCGACAGCATCATCAGCACTTGCAGGCACTCGACGAAGCGCAACTGTGCGCCATTGCCGATCCTGGCCCGCAGGCCGCCGACTTCGCCGCTGAGTGTGGCGTACCGTATTTCGCCGATCACCAGCAGATGCTGGAGCGGGCCAGGCCCGAGGCCGTGATCGTTGCCAACCCCAATGCCTTGCATGTCAGCACGGCGCTGGATTGCATCGCCGCCGGCGTGCCGGTGCTGTTGGAAAAGCCGGTCGGCGTGCACCTGGACGAGGTGCGTGAGCTGGTCGCTGCCAGTGCGCGCCGTGGTGTGCCCGTGTTGGTCGGCCACCATCGTCGGCACAACCCGCTGATCGCCCGTGCCCGCGAACTGCTCGAGCAGGGGGCGTTGGGGCGGCTGACCACGGTGACGGCGCTGTGGCAGTTGCAGAAGCCCGACAGCTACTACGACATTCCCTGGCGCCGCGAAGCGGGTGCCGGGATGTTGCTGACCAACCTGATCCATGATCTCGACCTGCTGCGTCACCTGTGCGGTGAGGTGCGCCAGGTGCAGGCCATCACCAGCAACGGGGTGCGCGGTTTTGCCAACGAGGACAGCGCGGCCGTGCTGCTGCAGTTCGAAGGCGGTGCGCTGGGTAGCCTGACCGGCTCCGACGCGGTCGCCGCGCCCTGGAGTTGGGAGCTGGACTCGGGCGAAAACCCGGTCTACCCGCGGCAGGCCGACCAGCCCTGCTACCTGCTCGCCGGCACCCGTGGTGCGTTGAGCATTCCCCAGCTCAAGCGCTGGCACTACGCCGAGGAGGGTGCTGGCTGGCACCAACCGTTGTTGCAAGTGCAGGAACAATTCGACGCCGACGAAGCCTTGCGCCGCCAGTTGCAACACTTCGTCCAGGTTGCCCGTGGCCAGGCTCAGCCGTTGGTCAGCGCCGCCGATGCCGGGCGCACCCTGGCGCTGGTCGAAGCTATCCGCCTGGCGGCTGAAAGCGGTCGTGCCTGTACCCCCGAAAATATCTGA
- a CDS encoding tripartite tricarboxylate transporter permease, which yields MSDNFSYLLMAWTDPQLLMLTALGTFAGIYIGAIPGLSVTMAVSILVSFTFSWDVNDALALIVGIFIGGVYGGSRSAILLNIPGGPSSIATSFDGYPLAQQGEAGRAIGLTTIMSVVGGIVGTIVLASAAPVIGDLALKFAPRDYFLVAAIGLLLVGSLAEGSLAKGIFAAALGAVIGLVGMDPVTAEGRFTLGQVELMGGIHYVVLMIGLFGVAELFYQLHNLETPATRQVVSKIIPPMAMILKFLPLSIRTSIIGVLVGVLPGVGGDIAALMAYDHAKRTVKNPTKPFGQGAYEGLVAPETANSAAVGGAYVPMLTLGMPGDAVTAVIIGALVIHGLNPGPMLMVENPHIFYFTVGNLLLANIFLLIFGLMGIKLFAKFVEMPKAVLIPLILVLCVVGTYSINSSMTEVYWMLGFGLLGYVLKIFGFQMGPIILGAILGPLMDTSYRQAMSSAGDNPVELLQGLVTSPLSLILTSAVVLILLGNTPLLKKIKSKFSPASARG from the coding sequence ATGAGCGACAACTTTTCCTACCTGCTGATGGCATGGACCGACCCGCAGCTGTTGATGCTGACGGCGCTGGGTACCTTCGCCGGCATCTATATCGGCGCCATTCCGGGCCTGTCGGTGACCATGGCGGTGTCCATCCTGGTGTCCTTCACCTTCTCCTGGGACGTCAACGACGCCCTGGCGCTGATCGTCGGCATCTTCATCGGCGGCGTTTACGGCGGCTCGCGCAGCGCGATCCTGCTGAACATTCCCGGTGGCCCTTCGTCCATCGCCACCTCCTTCGACGGCTACCCGCTGGCGCAGCAAGGTGAAGCCGGCCGCGCCATCGGCCTGACCACCATCATGTCGGTAGTCGGCGGTATCGTCGGCACCATCGTGCTGGCCAGCGCGGCACCGGTGATCGGTGACCTGGCCCTGAAATTCGCCCCGCGCGACTACTTCCTGGTGGCCGCCATCGGCCTGCTGCTGGTCGGCAGCCTCGCCGAAGGTTCGCTGGCCAAGGGCATCTTCGCCGCCGCACTGGGTGCAGTGATCGGTCTGGTGGGCATGGATCCGGTGACCGCCGAAGGTCGCTTCACCCTCGGCCAGGTCGAGCTGATGGGCGGCATTCATTACGTGGTGCTGATGATCGGCCTGTTCGGCGTCGCCGAGCTGTTCTATCAACTGCACAACTTGGAAACCCCGGCCACGCGCCAGGTGGTGAGCAAGATCATTCCGCCGATGGCGATGATCCTCAAGTTCCTGCCGCTGTCGATCCGCACCTCGATCATCGGCGTTCTGGTCGGCGTACTGCCAGGCGTCGGCGGCGACATCGCCGCACTGATGGCCTACGACCACGCCAAGCGCACCGTGAAGAACCCGACCAAGCCGTTCGGCCAGGGCGCCTATGAAGGCCTGGTGGCGCCGGAAACCGCCAACAGCGCAGCGGTCGGGGGTGCCTACGTGCCGATGCTGACCCTCGGCATGCCGGGCGATGCGGTGACTGCGGTGATCATCGGCGCGCTGGTGATCCACGGCCTGAACCCCGGCCCGATGCTGATGGTGGAAAACCCGCACATCTTCTACTTCACCGTGGGCAACCTGCTGCTGGCCAACATCTTCCTGCTGATCTTCGGCCTGATGGGCATCAAGCTCTTCGCCAAGTTCGTCGAGATGCCCAAGGCCGTGCTGATCCCGCTGATCCTGGTGCTCTGCGTGGTCGGTACCTACTCGATCAACAGCAGCATGACCGAGGTGTACTGGATGCTCGGCTTCGGCCTGCTCGGCTACGTCCTGAAGATATTCGGCTTCCAGATGGGGCCGATCATCCTCGGCGCCATCCTCGGCCCGCTGATGGACACCTCGTACCGCCAGGCCATGTCCTCGGCCGGCGACAACCCGGTGGAGCTGCTGCAGGGCCTGGTCACCAGCCCGCTGTCGCTGATCCTGACCAGCGCCGTGGTGCTGATCCTGCTGGGTAACACGCCGCTGCTGAAGAAGATCAAGAGCAAGTTCAGCCCTGCCTCCGCGCGCGGCTGA
- a CDS encoding tripartite tricarboxylate transporter TctB family protein codes for MNKTEKMLVGERTFCAMLLIVTLAILYLAYDIAGLSSVNSPGAFPVGVGLIMLLSVIKIGFELIGKTKPDSNGWLDSARQFIHEHFPKRTLIFLGLAVIYLAAIQWASFYVSTFVFLVLSIVYLRNGRVAGAVMVAAILLAVIYLLFTLAFSVYLP; via the coding sequence ATGAACAAGACAGAAAAAATGCTGGTCGGCGAGCGCACCTTTTGCGCAATGCTGCTGATCGTCACCCTGGCCATCCTCTATCTGGCCTATGACATTGCCGGTTTGTCCTCGGTCAACTCGCCGGGCGCCTTCCCGGTAGGTGTCGGCCTGATCATGCTGCTCTCGGTGATCAAGATCGGCTTCGAGCTGATCGGCAAGACCAAGCCCGACAGCAATGGCTGGCTGGACTCGGCTCGTCAGTTCATCCACGAGCACTTCCCCAAGCGCACCCTGATCTTCCTCGGTCTGGCCGTGATCTACCTGGCGGCTATCCAGTGGGCCAGCTTCTACGTCAGCACCTTCGTATTCCTGGTGCTCTCGATCGTCTACCTGCGCAATGGCAGGGTCGCAGGCGCGGTGATGGTGGCAGCGATACTGCTGGCGGTCATCTACCTGCTGTTCACCCTGGCTTTCAGCGTTTACCTGCCATAA